In Octopus bimaculoides isolate UCB-OBI-ISO-001 chromosome 5, ASM119413v2, whole genome shotgun sequence, a genomic segment contains:
- the LOC106881098 gene encoding carboxypeptidase N subunit 2 isoform X1, whose product MQRWFINSKIDIHAIIVLPDFLMLKTFLATVFVVPKNIETVGPAVWLCMKREQTKRWTDGHDTHYKTWVMIKSLSYYLFFIVFLTYTNGCPTSCSCSGTVVVCQSGSLQNTVAKVPKSTQQLTLQGSKMRGDLKQSFSHTESFSQLSNLTVTKYYISQLSETTFQGMVNLQYLSLTHNDISNIDNKAFEGLLSLIHLDLSHNRIANIDEIFYTLQKLEFLDLSWNRFYSLPSGIFKSQGRLKTLILDGNNMQNIYSYSFQWLRSLLHLSLSNCQLFSIATDLFTITRNLISLDLSSNGLTKPLMLNILRSLPNLRTLSLYNNTIYKLEKNQFSGINLDTLNLSRNNLRQIFDATFKYFNTKHLDLSLNSIDHLDSGSLHPMAPQLEYLSLAGNPLQKLPVNAFTELYRLRELNLSDCSINSLNKFEGPKSLQKLDLSANNLKNIPESTLRIFSNLKWIKVERNSWVCDCHIRGFRNWLQNPTYSRTLQCSKLSQSDGCDFLQCKIPLGLHERRIKQLKDEEISKCDVELKNKPDSNTVLIIAISCSIFAIVVFMALIILWKCVCKKNGPHWLCNQSAEDSSHLEKAEKRRAFQDLDIGSLNESDRSFNVRNYFNSMVQNPSSLSQGTPPYSQKDNSNLGSQTSLYSVVSYAYGRESAV is encoded by the exons atgcaaaggtggtttatcaattcaaaaatcgatattCATGCAATAATTGTACTTCctgattttttaatgctaaaaaccttcctggCAACCGTCTTTGTTGTCCCGAAAAATATTGAAACCGTTGGTCCTGCCGTCTGGCTGTgcatgaagagggaacagacaaagagatggacagatggacatgacacccattata aaACTTGGGTGATGATCAAATCTCTATCATACTATTTATTCTTCATTGTGTTTCTGACATATACAAATGGCTGTCCCACTTCCTGCAGCTGCTCTGGCACTGTGGTGGTGTGCCAGAGTGGGTCATTACAAAACACAGTTGCAAAAGTGCCGAAATCTACACAGCAGCTGACACTACAAGGCAGTAAGATGCGTGGTGATCTGAAGCAAAGCTTTTCTCATACTGAATCCTTCAGTCAACTCAGTAACTTAACTGTAACAAAGTATTACATTTCTCAACTTTCTGAGACAACATTCCAAGGCATGGTGAACTTACAGTATCTTTCGCTGACACACAATGATATCAGCAACATAGACAACAAAGCCTTTGAAGGACTCTTGAGCCTAATTCATTTAGATCTGTCTCACAACAGGATTGCAAATATTGACGAAATTTTTTACACCTTACAAAAACTAGAGTTTCTTGACTTGTCGTGGAACCGGTTTTATTCTCTCCCAAGTGGTATTTTTAAGTCTCAAGGTAGGCTGAAGACTTTGATCCTTGATGGGAATAACATGCAGAATATTTACAGCTACAGTTTTCAGTGGTTGCGCAGTTTGCTGCACTTATCACTTAGTAACTGTCAGTTGTTTTCAATAGCAACGGATCTGTTCACAATTACCCGTAATTTAATAAGCTTGGACTTGTCAAGTAACGGACTGACCAAACCTCTCATGCTGAATATCCTTCGCAGTCTTCCAAATTTGAGGACTCTTTCTTTGTACAATAATACCATTTATAAACTAGAAAAGAACCAGTTTTCTGGTATCAACCTTGATACTCTGAACTTGTCTCGGAATAATCTTCGACAGATCTTTGATGCGACTTTTAAATACTTCAACACTAAACATTTAGATTTATCACTGAACTCAATTGACCATTTAGACAGTGGCTCTTTGCATCCAATGGCACCCCAGCTTGAATATTTAAGCTTAGCTGGAAATCCTCTCCAAAAACTTCCAGTTAATGCTTTTACAGAGTTATATCGGTTACGAGAACTGAATCTCTCTGACTGTTCAATAAACAGTTTGAACAAATTTGAAGGACCCAAAAGCCTTCAGAAATTAGATCTTTCTGCTAATAATCTCAAAAATATCCCAGAATCAACTTTGCgtatattttccaatttaaaatGGATAAAGGTTGAGAGGAACTCTTGGGTGTGTGACTGTCATATAAGAGGATTCCGTAACTGGTTACAGAATCCAACATATTCTCGAACGTTACAGTGCTCAAAGCTATCCCAATCTGATGGGTGTGATTTTCTTCAGTGTAAGATTCCATTAGGTCTGCATGAGCGCCGCATTAAACAGCTTAAAGATGAAGAGATTTCCAAGTGTGATGTTGAGTTGAAGAACAAACCAGATTCTAATACGGTATTAATCATTGCAATAAGTTGCAGTATTTTTGCAATTGTTGTTTTCATGGCTTTAATAATTCTGTGGAAGTGTGTTTGTAAAAAAAATGGCCCACATTGGCTGTGCAACCAATCTGCAGAAGATAGCAGTCATTTGGAAAAAGCTGAGAAAAGAAGAGCATTTCAGGATCTCGATATTGGATCCTTGAATGAGTCAGACCGAAGTTTCAATGTTAGGAACTATTTTAACTCAATGGTTCAGAACCCATCCAGTTTATCCCAAGGAACTCCTCCTTACTCTCAGAAAGACAATTCCAACTTGGGCTCCCAGACCTCTCTTTACTCAGTGGTAAGCTATGCATACGGCAGAGAATCAGCCGTATAG
- the LOC106881098 gene encoding leucine-rich repeat transmembrane neuronal protein 4 isoform X2, whose amino-acid sequence MIKSLSYYLFFIVFLTYTNGCPTSCSCSGTVVVCQSGSLQNTVAKVPKSTQQLTLQGSKMRGDLKQSFSHTESFSQLSNLTVTKYYISQLSETTFQGMVNLQYLSLTHNDISNIDNKAFEGLLSLIHLDLSHNRIANIDEIFYTLQKLEFLDLSWNRFYSLPSGIFKSQGRLKTLILDGNNMQNIYSYSFQWLRSLLHLSLSNCQLFSIATDLFTITRNLISLDLSSNGLTKPLMLNILRSLPNLRTLSLYNNTIYKLEKNQFSGINLDTLNLSRNNLRQIFDATFKYFNTKHLDLSLNSIDHLDSGSLHPMAPQLEYLSLAGNPLQKLPVNAFTELYRLRELNLSDCSINSLNKFEGPKSLQKLDLSANNLKNIPESTLRIFSNLKWIKVERNSWVCDCHIRGFRNWLQNPTYSRTLQCSKLSQSDGCDFLQCKIPLGLHERRIKQLKDEEISKCDVELKNKPDSNTVLIIAISCSIFAIVVFMALIILWKCVCKKNGPHWLCNQSAEDSSHLEKAEKRRAFQDLDIGSLNESDRSFNVRNYFNSMVQNPSSLSQGTPPYSQKDNSNLGSQTSLYSVVSYAYGRESAV is encoded by the coding sequence ATGATCAAATCTCTATCATACTATTTATTCTTCATTGTGTTTCTGACATATACAAATGGCTGTCCCACTTCCTGCAGCTGCTCTGGCACTGTGGTGGTGTGCCAGAGTGGGTCATTACAAAACACAGTTGCAAAAGTGCCGAAATCTACACAGCAGCTGACACTACAAGGCAGTAAGATGCGTGGTGATCTGAAGCAAAGCTTTTCTCATACTGAATCCTTCAGTCAACTCAGTAACTTAACTGTAACAAAGTATTACATTTCTCAACTTTCTGAGACAACATTCCAAGGCATGGTGAACTTACAGTATCTTTCGCTGACACACAATGATATCAGCAACATAGACAACAAAGCCTTTGAAGGACTCTTGAGCCTAATTCATTTAGATCTGTCTCACAACAGGATTGCAAATATTGACGAAATTTTTTACACCTTACAAAAACTAGAGTTTCTTGACTTGTCGTGGAACCGGTTTTATTCTCTCCCAAGTGGTATTTTTAAGTCTCAAGGTAGGCTGAAGACTTTGATCCTTGATGGGAATAACATGCAGAATATTTACAGCTACAGTTTTCAGTGGTTGCGCAGTTTGCTGCACTTATCACTTAGTAACTGTCAGTTGTTTTCAATAGCAACGGATCTGTTCACAATTACCCGTAATTTAATAAGCTTGGACTTGTCAAGTAACGGACTGACCAAACCTCTCATGCTGAATATCCTTCGCAGTCTTCCAAATTTGAGGACTCTTTCTTTGTACAATAATACCATTTATAAACTAGAAAAGAACCAGTTTTCTGGTATCAACCTTGATACTCTGAACTTGTCTCGGAATAATCTTCGACAGATCTTTGATGCGACTTTTAAATACTTCAACACTAAACATTTAGATTTATCACTGAACTCAATTGACCATTTAGACAGTGGCTCTTTGCATCCAATGGCACCCCAGCTTGAATATTTAAGCTTAGCTGGAAATCCTCTCCAAAAACTTCCAGTTAATGCTTTTACAGAGTTATATCGGTTACGAGAACTGAATCTCTCTGACTGTTCAATAAACAGTTTGAACAAATTTGAAGGACCCAAAAGCCTTCAGAAATTAGATCTTTCTGCTAATAATCTCAAAAATATCCCAGAATCAACTTTGCgtatattttccaatttaaaatGGATAAAGGTTGAGAGGAACTCTTGGGTGTGTGACTGTCATATAAGAGGATTCCGTAACTGGTTACAGAATCCAACATATTCTCGAACGTTACAGTGCTCAAAGCTATCCCAATCTGATGGGTGTGATTTTCTTCAGTGTAAGATTCCATTAGGTCTGCATGAGCGCCGCATTAAACAGCTTAAAGATGAAGAGATTTCCAAGTGTGATGTTGAGTTGAAGAACAAACCAGATTCTAATACGGTATTAATCATTGCAATAAGTTGCAGTATTTTTGCAATTGTTGTTTTCATGGCTTTAATAATTCTGTGGAAGTGTGTTTGTAAAAAAAATGGCCCACATTGGCTGTGCAACCAATCTGCAGAAGATAGCAGTCATTTGGAAAAAGCTGAGAAAAGAAGAGCATTTCAGGATCTCGATATTGGATCCTTGAATGAGTCAGACCGAAGTTTCAATGTTAGGAACTATTTTAACTCAATGGTTCAGAACCCATCCAGTTTATCCCAAGGAACTCCTCCTTACTCTCAGAAAGACAATTCCAACTTGGGCTCCCAGACCTCTCTTTACTCAGTGGTAAGCTATGCATACGGCAGAGAATCAGCCGTATAG